In one window of Macadamia integrifolia cultivar HAES 741 chromosome 2, SCU_Mint_v3, whole genome shotgun sequence DNA:
- the LOC122072226 gene encoding RNA polymerase II-associated protein 3 isoform X3: MARVPSKHNRDQAPGFLNDLQDWELSLKEKDKKLKGQAQGQKKAVSSSRDTGKFGGDKELSNKILPADYSIKNAHGYDFARNFGAMSHMSSGFLDEENSPDAASEKELGNEYFKQKKFKEAIDCYSRSIAFSPTAVAFANRAMACLKIKRFEEAENDCTEALNLDDRYVKAYSRRATARKELGKYKASMEDSEFALRLEPQNQELKKQYNEAKGLYEKEILTKASKVVKNSIQRAPQVEFKGDLRSGHLVSNTSPKIELDHNKENNVKAWDITMRNGSSSGGQEPDGSLEHVTLSSTAGNSKRSAIGPKQQQFRMSVQELASRAASRAMAGAAENITPPKSAYQFEVSWRGLCGDRALQARLLKAISPMTLPQLFKNSLSAPILIDIIRCIATFFVDETELAVQFLDNLTKVARFDMIIMCLSASDRADLQKIWDEVFSTDGEYAEILRKLQLKYCSGDGMLRPMA; encoded by the exons GGATTTTTGAACGACTTGCAAGACTGGGAGCTTTCGCTAAAGGAGAAAGACAAGAAATTGAAAGGTCAAGCTCAGGGACAGAAAAAAGCG GTGTCTTCATCTCGGGATACTGGAAAGTTTGGTGGAGATAAAGAGCTCTCAAACAAAATCTTACCAGCTGATTATTCGATAAAAAATGCACACGGATATGATTTCGCAAGAAACTTTGGTGCAATGAGCCATATGTCAAGTGGCTTTTTGGATGAAGAAAATTCTCCAGATGCAGCTTCAGAGAAGGAATTG GGAAATGAGTATTTCAAGCAGAAGAAATTCAAAGAAGCAATTGATTGCTATTCGAGAAGCATTGCATTCTCACCTACGGCAGTGGCTTTTGCAAACAGAGCCATGGCCTGCCTCAAAATCAAAAG atttgAGGAGGCTGAGAATGACTGTACAGAAGCCTTAAATCTAGATGATCGCTATGTAAAAGCATATTCACGGCGTGCAACAGCCCGAAAAGAACTTGGGAAGTATAAAGCATCCATGGAAG ATTCTGAATTTGCACTGAGGCTGGAACCCCAAAACCAAGAGCTAAAAAAGCAATATAATGAGGCAAAAGGATTGTATGAGAAG GAGATTCTCACAAAGGCCTCTAAAGTGGTGAAAAACTCCATTCAAAGGGCACCGCAAGTTGAATTCAAAGGTGATCTTCGGAGTGGTCATTTGGTCTCTAATACCTCTCCAAAGATTGAATTGGATCACAACAAG GAGAACAATGTGAAAGCTTGGGATATAACTATGAGGAATGGAAGCAGCAGTGGGGGACAAGAACCTGATGGATCTCTAGAACATGTCACCCTGAGTTCCACAGCAGGCAATTCAAAG AGAAGTGCTATTGGTCCTAAGCAACAACAGTTCAGGATGTCAGTGCAAGAACTTGCTTCAAGAGCTGCTTCTCGAGCCATGGCTGGAGCTGCCGAAAACATTACACCACCAAAGTCAGCTTATCAGTTTGAGGTTTCGTGGAGAGGGCTATGTGGTGATCGTGCACTACAGGCTCGTTTGTTGAAG GCTATATCACCAATGACCTTGCCACAATTGTTCAAAAACTCGCTGTCTGCTCCGATACTGATTGATATCATTAGGTGTATAGCCACCTTTTTCGT GGACGAAACTGAGCTTGCAGTCCAATTTTTAGATAACTTGACCAAAGTCGCTCGATTTGACATGATCATCATGTGTCTCTCTGCCTCAGACAGGGCTG ATTTGCAGAAGATATGGGATGAAGTATTCTCTACTGATGGGGAGTATGCTGAGATCCTCAGAAAACTACAATTGAAGTACTGCTCTGGAGATGGCATGTTGAGACCAATGGCTTAG
- the LOC122072226 gene encoding RNA polymerase II-associated protein 3 isoform X2 — protein sequence MARVPSKHNRDQAPDFQGFLNDLQDWELSLKEKDKKLKGQAQGQKKAVSSSRDTGKFGGDKELSNKILPADYSIKNAHGYDFARNFGAMSHMSSGFLDEENSPDAASEKELGNEYFKQKKFKEAIDCYSRSIAFSPTAVAFANRAMACLKIKRFEEAENDCTEALNLDDRYVKAYSRRATARKELGKYKASMEDSEFALRLEPQNQELKKQYNEAKGLYEKEILTKASKVVKNSIQRAPQVEFKGDLRSGHLVSNTSPKIELDHNKENNVKAWDITMRNGSSSGGQEPDGSLEHVTLSSTAGNSKRSAIGPKQQQFRMSVQELASRAASRAMAGAAENITPPKSAYQFEVSWRGLCGDRALQARLLKAISPMTLPQLFKNSLSAPILIDIIRCIATFFVDETELAVQFLDNLTKVARFDMIIMCLSASDRADLQKIWDEVFSTDGEYAEILRKLQLKYCSGDGMLRPMA from the exons GATTTCCAGGGATTTTTGAACGACTTGCAAGACTGGGAGCTTTCGCTAAAGGAGAAAGACAAGAAATTGAAAGGTCAAGCTCAGGGACAGAAAAAAGCG GTGTCTTCATCTCGGGATACTGGAAAGTTTGGTGGAGATAAAGAGCTCTCAAACAAAATCTTACCAGCTGATTATTCGATAAAAAATGCACACGGATATGATTTCGCAAGAAACTTTGGTGCAATGAGCCATATGTCAAGTGGCTTTTTGGATGAAGAAAATTCTCCAGATGCAGCTTCAGAGAAGGAATTG GGAAATGAGTATTTCAAGCAGAAGAAATTCAAAGAAGCAATTGATTGCTATTCGAGAAGCATTGCATTCTCACCTACGGCAGTGGCTTTTGCAAACAGAGCCATGGCCTGCCTCAAAATCAAAAG atttgAGGAGGCTGAGAATGACTGTACAGAAGCCTTAAATCTAGATGATCGCTATGTAAAAGCATATTCACGGCGTGCAACAGCCCGAAAAGAACTTGGGAAGTATAAAGCATCCATGGAAG ATTCTGAATTTGCACTGAGGCTGGAACCCCAAAACCAAGAGCTAAAAAAGCAATATAATGAGGCAAAAGGATTGTATGAGAAG GAGATTCTCACAAAGGCCTCTAAAGTGGTGAAAAACTCCATTCAAAGGGCACCGCAAGTTGAATTCAAAGGTGATCTTCGGAGTGGTCATTTGGTCTCTAATACCTCTCCAAAGATTGAATTGGATCACAACAAG GAGAACAATGTGAAAGCTTGGGATATAACTATGAGGAATGGAAGCAGCAGTGGGGGACAAGAACCTGATGGATCTCTAGAACATGTCACCCTGAGTTCCACAGCAGGCAATTCAAAG AGAAGTGCTATTGGTCCTAAGCAACAACAGTTCAGGATGTCAGTGCAAGAACTTGCTTCAAGAGCTGCTTCTCGAGCCATGGCTGGAGCTGCCGAAAACATTACACCACCAAAGTCAGCTTATCAGTTTGAGGTTTCGTGGAGAGGGCTATGTGGTGATCGTGCACTACAGGCTCGTTTGTTGAAG GCTATATCACCAATGACCTTGCCACAATTGTTCAAAAACTCGCTGTCTGCTCCGATACTGATTGATATCATTAGGTGTATAGCCACCTTTTTCGT GGACGAAACTGAGCTTGCAGTCCAATTTTTAGATAACTTGACCAAAGTCGCTCGATTTGACATGATCATCATGTGTCTCTCTGCCTCAGACAGGGCTG ATTTGCAGAAGATATGGGATGAAGTATTCTCTACTGATGGGGAGTATGCTGAGATCCTCAGAAAACTACAATTGAAGTACTGCTCTGGAGATGGCATGTTGAGACCAATGGCTTAG
- the LOC122072226 gene encoding RNA polymerase II-associated protein 3 isoform X1, translating to MFNAQLPAFLLISVGVSLPQDFQGFLNDLQDWELSLKEKDKKLKGQAQGQKKAVSSSRDTGKFGGDKELSNKILPADYSIKNAHGYDFARNFGAMSHMSSGFLDEENSPDAASEKELGNEYFKQKKFKEAIDCYSRSIAFSPTAVAFANRAMACLKIKRFEEAENDCTEALNLDDRYVKAYSRRATARKELGKYKASMEDSEFALRLEPQNQELKKQYNEAKGLYEKEILTKASKVVKNSIQRAPQVEFKGDLRSGHLVSNTSPKIELDHNKENNVKAWDITMRNGSSSGGQEPDGSLEHVTLSSTAGNSKRSAIGPKQQQFRMSVQELASRAASRAMAGAAENITPPKSAYQFEVSWRGLCGDRALQARLLKAISPMTLPQLFKNSLSAPILIDIIRCIATFFVDETELAVQFLDNLTKVARFDMIIMCLSASDRADLQKIWDEVFSTDGEYAEILRKLQLKYCSGDGMLRPMA from the exons ATGTTTAACGCACAACTTCCTGCATTTCTCTTGATTTCCGTTGGCGTTTCCTTACCTCAGGATTTCCAGGGATTTTTGAACGACTTGCAAGACTGGGAGCTTTCGCTAAAGGAGAAAGACAAGAAATTGAAAGGTCAAGCTCAGGGACAGAAAAAAGCG GTGTCTTCATCTCGGGATACTGGAAAGTTTGGTGGAGATAAAGAGCTCTCAAACAAAATCTTACCAGCTGATTATTCGATAAAAAATGCACACGGATATGATTTCGCAAGAAACTTTGGTGCAATGAGCCATATGTCAAGTGGCTTTTTGGATGAAGAAAATTCTCCAGATGCAGCTTCAGAGAAGGAATTG GGAAATGAGTATTTCAAGCAGAAGAAATTCAAAGAAGCAATTGATTGCTATTCGAGAAGCATTGCATTCTCACCTACGGCAGTGGCTTTTGCAAACAGAGCCATGGCCTGCCTCAAAATCAAAAG atttgAGGAGGCTGAGAATGACTGTACAGAAGCCTTAAATCTAGATGATCGCTATGTAAAAGCATATTCACGGCGTGCAACAGCCCGAAAAGAACTTGGGAAGTATAAAGCATCCATGGAAG ATTCTGAATTTGCACTGAGGCTGGAACCCCAAAACCAAGAGCTAAAAAAGCAATATAATGAGGCAAAAGGATTGTATGAGAAG GAGATTCTCACAAAGGCCTCTAAAGTGGTGAAAAACTCCATTCAAAGGGCACCGCAAGTTGAATTCAAAGGTGATCTTCGGAGTGGTCATTTGGTCTCTAATACCTCTCCAAAGATTGAATTGGATCACAACAAG GAGAACAATGTGAAAGCTTGGGATATAACTATGAGGAATGGAAGCAGCAGTGGGGGACAAGAACCTGATGGATCTCTAGAACATGTCACCCTGAGTTCCACAGCAGGCAATTCAAAG AGAAGTGCTATTGGTCCTAAGCAACAACAGTTCAGGATGTCAGTGCAAGAACTTGCTTCAAGAGCTGCTTCTCGAGCCATGGCTGGAGCTGCCGAAAACATTACACCACCAAAGTCAGCTTATCAGTTTGAGGTTTCGTGGAGAGGGCTATGTGGTGATCGTGCACTACAGGCTCGTTTGTTGAAG GCTATATCACCAATGACCTTGCCACAATTGTTCAAAAACTCGCTGTCTGCTCCGATACTGATTGATATCATTAGGTGTATAGCCACCTTTTTCGT GGACGAAACTGAGCTTGCAGTCCAATTTTTAGATAACTTGACCAAAGTCGCTCGATTTGACATGATCATCATGTGTCTCTCTGCCTCAGACAGGGCTG ATTTGCAGAAGATATGGGATGAAGTATTCTCTACTGATGGGGAGTATGCTGAGATCCTCAGAAAACTACAATTGAAGTACTGCTCTGGAGATGGCATGTTGAGACCAATGGCTTAG